In Sphaeramia orbicularis chromosome 9, fSphaOr1.1, whole genome shotgun sequence, the sequence agaaaaaggggAACATCATTGGGAAAGTTAATCACAAGGTCAATGTGTTTTACAAGAAACAAAGTTTTGgtaaatggtaaaaaaataaaataaaataaaataaagataaaggaATATTTATATCATTGTCCTGTCCTTggattcttactttttttttaatattgttttcatAAAGATTGTTGCATAAAACTTATAAGCCTACTGCTCTTTTACGACATGAAGTGTCACTATTTATATGGGCTGTATGTGTTGTTATTAAGGTCCAGgttttattacattatgtgtCATGTTATGTAAAACATGTttcagttgtaaaaaaaaaaaaaaaaaaaaagactaaagcaAAAGACTAAGACATAATAATTTACAAATGTCTTTGTAAGATGCAGTATATTATTAGTTTCCAATAAAGTGAAAAGTTCTATATTTTAGGAAAAACTGAAATACTTTTGTCTGATACTGTGTGATGAAAGTAATGCTTGAGGGATTTAGAGATACATTTGGGAAATTCTGTAAAATTGACTTTGGCAGTCAGTGCTCAAATGGTTTTATATATTTTGAGTcaataatttattttgtttttaaaatacacATATTTCTCTATGCTCTGTCACGTATCAgctgtactatatatatatatatatatatatatatatatatatatatattccattgTATACATtccttgttatttttttctatttacatcTCTATTTACAGGAAAATATTACTGCTTTGCATTTGAATTTACATCTACAACTCCAAACATCTATAACTACATGCATTACTTTATAAATGAAACACTATTCAATATgtgtcaaaaacaaaacagagaaagatTATTGCTGACAAAACAGTGTATACAGCAGCAAATCAACAATGTCAAGGTATGACCTCcaattgttaaccctttcacacTTTCGGTGACCCTGGCGGTGTACGAGAAACAGCTGCTGAAAGGATTTCTGTAGCCTACTGGCCCCTGCAAATGTGACACAACCCCTCCATATTCTGTGCATTTCTATGGCATTGTTGCTGGCTCAGGCAGTTTACACAAAGGCACAGTCTGTGGGTCCGTGTATAAaaggaaagggttaaaccaggtaGGGTACAGTTTAGTGCAAGAGCAAGAGCAGCAGCACATCTACcagccgcagcagcagcagcagcagcagcccactGACCAGCAAAATGACCTCCACTGGAATGAACATGATGAGCAGGGTGAGCACACTGATTTCTAATGTAGCCAACAAAATACTTCATACTAAAGTTTAATCACTGACATTATTTTTCCAGTTGCTAATAAACTTGCCCATTAAGTTTAATTCTCTATATGGAGGCTTAGGGCTCAAATATGGACACTTGTTCCTCAAGAGGGACTTAAGATGCTTGCCCCTGTGCTTCATCTATGCTAACCAAAGCCTCTGCCTCTTCCACAGATCGTCTTCTACGAGGACAGGAACTTCCAGGGCCGTTCCTATGAGTGCATGAGCGACTGCCCCGACATGTCCTCCTACATGAGCAGGTGCCACTCCTGCAGGGTGGAGAGGGGATGCTTCATGGTGTACGACCGCACCAACTACATGGGCAACCAGTACTTCATGAGGAGGGGCGAGTACGCTGACTACATGAGCATGATGGGAATGAGCGACTGCATCAGGTCCTGCCGTATGATCCCCATGGTAAGATCCCACAACTGGCTACAGTAACCGTCAATGAGAGTTTGAAGATGTAAATGCGAAATatgacattttcttttcttcttttgcaCCACAGTACAGGGGATCCTACAGGATGAGGATCTATGAGAGGGAGAACTTCGGAGGTCAGATGTACGAGCTGATGGATGACTGTGATAACATCATGGACCGTTACCGCATGAACAACTGCATGTCCTGCAACGTGATGGACGGCCACTGGCTGATGTACGAGCAGCCCCACTACAGAGGCAGGATGATGTACATGAGGCCTGGAGAGTACAGGAGCTTCATGAACATGGGCTTCAGCGGCATGAGGTTCATGAGCATGAGGCGCATTACTGACTCCTGCTATTAAACTCTCTTTGCACTAAATAAAACTGTCACAAAATAAGCTGTTGAGGCATTGAGTGTCATTATTTTCTTCTATCTATGTTTAATTGTAATGTAATTAAAGGGGcagtttgtaagatttagatAAAAAGTGGGAGTGCACAAACAACAACTTAGCAAACACGTAACACTATCAGTAACAGAATACAGTTACATACTTTTATAAGGTATCGCAACATAAACAACTTATGGGGCTAGACAAAACCCTGCAATTTTCTACTCAGTAAGAGCTGTCTCTGGCGATGTGAAGCAACACCAGTAGTGACTTGCTTTTGCCTCTATTTTTGTCTCTTCTTTGTCACCACACACGGTTGTTGCAGAGAACAGATGGCACTAATGGTCACTTGGTAAGCACTTCAGCTATCACTATGTTTACTGTTCCACTCGTAGTCCTTCTTCACCTACATGAAGCCAGTACAGCTTGTGGACCTAACTATGAACCAACGAGAGCAGAGACCAGTTTTCATTTGATATTCACTTGAACTTGAGTGCATATCATTGTGGGCTTGttatattccaaaaaaaaaaaaaaaaattgaacaagcgttcagagaacgcaaacctctgccaagcaccctgaacggtgtgcatgtgtggattgactatttcttttcaaATTAAACCGTTTAAAGGTtgctccatacagcagaaaaagttgaagctcggtaccagtcatgtgtatgtcaaattatattaaattccaatcaatatctgttgagttctaatgaaaaatgtgtcgtaaatgggattttcaatgttaaattgaaacgtccacagagtccacattccacagtagatgtgaacaattttgtgccagatacaagatattgttataagctaggctaatggaggctaatcggagtaattttgaattttttatgaattttcgaaaattgctcagtgatgagagatagaaaaatttgagattttgtgaccttgctgtgaccttgaactttggcctacttggcccaaaatttaatgggttggtcccagggcctaggcctatctgttggtaaaatttggtaaagatggttgtaatagttttcctgtaaagttgctaacaaacaaacacaaacaaacacacaaagcaaagtgatcacaatacttcctggtggaggtaaaaagaggATGAAGGTTATAACAACAATGTAGATGTTGGAGAATTCAGTGAAACTGACAAA encodes:
- the LOC115426415 gene encoding gamma-crystallin M2-like; this translates as MTSTGMNMMSRIVFYEDRNFQGRSYECMSDCPDMSSYMSRCHSCRVERGCFMVYDRTNYMGNQYFMRRGEYADYMSMMGMSDCIRSCRMIPMYRGSYRMRIYERENFGGQMYELMDDCDNIMDRYRMNNCMSCNVMDGHWLMYEQPHYRGRMMYMRPGEYRSFMNMGFSGMRFMSMRRITDSCY